TTGAGCATAGATTGCGAAAATTTTTGTTCAACTACCCTCAAACGTCAAGATATGCAGAGTGGTGTAGAGCCAGACGATAGTTTCTACATTCAAAATGAATCCGCTGTGCGAGGTAAGATGACGTTAGATTTAAATGAAGATCCCCCGCCCGATTTAGCAATTGCAGTAGACAACACCAGCAAAACCGGCTTTAACATCTACCAGGCTTTGGGTGTCCCTGAGCTTTGGATCTACGATGGGCAATTACTGCAAATCTATCTGTTACAAAACGGAAAATATATTGAATCCAATATTAGCCCAAATTTTCCAGAATTTTCGATGACAGAGGTAATTCCTCAGTATCTTGAGATGAGCAAAGCCGCTGGCAGAAGTGCGGCAATTAGAGCGTTTAGAGCTTGGGTAAGGGAGCAATTAAAGCAATGATTCTGCTCAAAAATTAAAGATAGAATACAAATGGATATTTCAATCAGTTGTCAAATCTGGGTTCAAAGAAATTAGTTTCAAATTTTTAAGGAAAAATCCAGGCATCAAAAGACAATTTCCCCTAAAAATATGCTTAAAATTAGCAGAAACGAGCAACTCATTTAAAAAACTAGAGCGAGTAATAAGTCGGCTTGCTTTTAAATTTAGGCCAAGCGAAAAAAGACAGTTAACCAAGCTAACCAGTTGCCGCCACAAGGAACGATGCCGGCGACTAAGGTGTTATTAAGAAGCAAGCTAAAGCAGCAAGCTTGAAAGCTCTTACAATCTGACTTTGCTCAAACTCGCCGGCTTAGTAGAGCAAGACAGCCGGCGTCGGCAAATAGCAATCACAAGGTGTATCCCAATGCCTACAAAAATGATTACTTCCCTCACTTCCCGTAGAATCCATCCTTTCTACTGAAGCCCTCTTAAAGTGCCCAACCCAGTTTTTACAGTTGTCTCAATAGGGATGCTACCACGCTTATGTCACTCAACCTGATCACTCTACTCGCGGCCTTAATTGTGTCTTGGCTAGTCTTCACCGCGTTAATCAACTTGCTAAAAACCACCCTTAAAACGGCAGTTTCAATTGCAGCTGTTGTTCTTGTCTTGCAACTGGCTTTCGGCATTGGCCCTCAACAGCTTTGGCAGCAGCTGATCGAACTCCCCCAAACGGTTCTACAGCAAGTAATCGGCCAGAACTGAGATGCAGGAAACTTGCAATTTCCTGCTATCAGCAACCTTAGCAAATAACCTTCCAAAGCTGTACTGAAACAAGAGGTTATTCGCAGTCAGATGCTAGAAGATAAAAGTGTTGGATATGATAGCCAATTGGCTATGCAACTGCACTCGAAAGTCGCCCTAACAGTGAGCTGCCGGCGAGAAGTTAAATGGCTCTATCATTCACTGCCATTCTAAAATTTCACACTTAGCTCGCCTGGAAATCATAGTTATGTGTCAGTATTCCTAGCCCCCTAGCCCCTCTCCCCTAGACCCTTTTAGTATTCCATCTTCTACAGAAAGAACTCGGTCAGCGATATCCATGATCCGGGGATCATGCGTCACCATTAGCACGGTGCAGCCGCCTTCTTTTGCCAACTGACTCAGCAGTTCAATGACTGCGTGCCCGTTTTGCGAGTCCAGGGCAGCGGTGGGTTCATCTGCCATAATCAGTTGAGGGCTGCCGGCTAATGCCCGTGCAATCGCGACTCGCTGTTTTTGCCCACCCGACAGTTCGCGAGGCAGTAGTTTCGCTTTCTCGCCCAACCCCACCTGTTCTAGCAGTATTTGAGCTTGATTTCTCCGAGTTCGGCCCCCAACGCCTTTCACTTTAAGCGCCACTTCCACATTCTCTGCTGCCGTTAAGGCTGGAAATAAGTTAAATCCCTGAAAAATAAAACCAATATTGTGCAATCGGAAGTGGGCTAGCTCAGCACGAGACATACTGGTAATTTCTTCTCCCAGAAGATAAACTCTGCCGGCAGTGGGTGTCAGCAACCCAGCTAAAATTGACAGCAAAGTTGTCTTACCCGAACCAGAGGGACCCATCAACAGTTGAACATCGCCCCGCTGGATATCTAAGTTAATTCCTTTGAGGGCTTTAAACTGCTGCCGTCCAGATTGGAAGACCATCTCTACTCTCTTGGCAACGATGGCTTCTGTTTTGGTATTGACGGAGCCTAAAGTAACTGCTGGCACCTGAGTTTTTATGTTAGTCGATTTAGTAAGGTGAATTTGAGAAACAGTCATATATATATTAAAGTTTTGATGAGACTGGCTCAGCTAGCAAGAGGGAAAGAGAAAAATTTAAGATGAGGTTTAGCGGTTCCTATTAACTCCAAAATCATCAGAGATAAATCCGGAGTCTAACCCCATCAAATACTGCTATTTAACAGCATTGAGACCGCTACAACTATCAAGACGCCGGCCAGAATTTTAAGTGTCATGCCTTGAATACGATAGCGGGATCGACACGAGTGACTTTTTGAATCGCAAATAGCGCTGAACTAACACACATCAACACGGTGATCCCAAATACAATGCCGGCGCTTGTCGGTGTAATTAAAATCATGATTCCCTGAGTTGCTAAAGTCCAATTGCCCAGTCCCCAGCACACCAGCATACCGGGGACATAACCTAAAACTGCCATCCATAACGCTTGCTCCACAATAATGCCGTAAATTACGGAATCAGATGCACCCATCGCTTTGAGAGTGCCAAATTCTTTAATATGGTCGGATGCTGATGCGTAAAGGATCTGACCGACAATGACGGTGCCTACCAAGATACCGACTGCCGCCCCTAATCCTAAGATGAAGCCAATTCCAGTTCGCTGCAACCAGTAATTTCGAGTGTGCTGTGCCATTTCAGCCCGCGTATAGGCTCGTGTATTTGGCAAAGCGGCTTCGAGATCCCGTTTGAGTGTCTGCAGATCGTAGCCGGCTTTGGGTTTTACCAACACATAAGCGATCTGATCTTTAGCAACTAATTTTCTGGGTGCTGCCGGCTTTCCCTTGCCGGATGCAGCACTTTCCAACTTCTGCTTAAATTCCTTGGTGGCCGCTAATTCTTTAAGCTTTTCTGGAGGTAGACTGGCTAGCTGTTCGGCTAGTGCTGGATCGATTTGACCTGTGGCGGCTAATGCTCGGATTTGATCAGGGGTGAGATTTTCCGGTGTGGCAGTTAGGTTGACTGAGGGGGGAGTGGAATTGACATAGACGTTAGCGTTTTCCAGTGAGGTGTACATAAAAGCACTGGAGACGATTGATTGAGTGCCGGCTGTCCAACCCACCAGCCGAGCTGGAAAGGCTCCGACTTCAACCTCATCACCCACCCATTGCACGTTCAGGGATTTTAAGGTGCTTTTGTCCACCATGACGGTGTAAGGTTCTTTGAGGAAACTCAGGCTTCCCCGTTCAATTGGTTGTGGCGCAAATAATTGCCCTTCTGGGTTAAATGCGATGACTCTCACCAGAGATATCGTCCCCAAGGGATCGCGCCAGATCGAGGCTTTCACCTGAAGTGCTTCTGCTCGCTCGACACCGGCTATTTTTTGCGTTTGGGCGACTTGCTCGTAATAGAGGGGGAGGGTGAGTTCAAAGTTCACCATGTATTTTGAAGCCACCCAAATATCGGCTTTGGATTGATCGATAACCAGGGCGCTAGAGCGTGTAAATCCATTAAGGATGCCGGTTTGGATCGTTACTAAACTCACCGCAAACATAATCCCAGCTTGAGCAACGA
The Microcoleus sp. FACHB-672 DNA segment above includes these coding regions:
- a CDS encoding Uma2 family endonuclease, whose protein sequence is MKAETKPAVFELKQLIVPPGNRVEFKNISWEMFENILSSLGEGYAARLAYDNGTLEIRMPLPKHERAKGIIGDFIKVLLEELSIDCENFCSTTLKRQDMQSGVEPDDSFYIQNESAVRGKMTLDLNEDPPPDLAIAVDNTSKTGFNIYQALGVPELWIYDGQLLQIYLLQNGKYIESNISPNFPEFSMTEVIPQYLEMSKAAGRSAAIRAFRAWVREQLKQ
- a CDS encoding ABC transporter ATP-binding protein, with the protein product MTVSQIHLTKSTNIKTQVPAVTLGSVNTKTEAIVAKRVEMVFQSGRQQFKALKGINLDIQRGDVQLLMGPSGSGKTTLLSILAGLLTPTAGRVYLLGEEITSMSRAELAHFRLHNIGFIFQGFNLFPALTAAENVEVALKVKGVGGRTRRNQAQILLEQVGLGEKAKLLPRELSGGQKQRVAIARALAGSPQLIMADEPTAALDSQNGHAVIELLSQLAKEGGCTVLMVTHDPRIMDIADRVLSVEDGILKGSRGEGLGG
- a CDS encoding FtsX-like permease family protein, whose product is MASIARKNLFEDIPRFLVAQAGIMFAVSLVTIQTGILNGFTRSSALVIDQSKADIWVASKYMVNFELTLPLYYEQVAQTQKIAGVERAEALQVKASIWRDPLGTISLVRVIAFNPEGQLFAPQPIERGSLSFLKEPYTVMVDKSTLKSLNVQWVGDEVEVGAFPARLVGWTAGTQSIVSSAFMYTSLENANVYVNSTPPSVNLTATPENLTPDQIRALAATGQIDPALAEQLASLPPEKLKELAATKEFKQKLESAASGKGKPAAPRKLVAKDQIAYVLVKPKAGYDLQTLKRDLEAALPNTRAYTRAEMAQHTRNYWLQRTGIGFILGLGAAVGILVGTVIVGQILYASASDHIKEFGTLKAMGASDSVIYGIIVEQALWMAVLGYVPGMLVCWGLGNWTLATQGIMILITPTSAGIVFGITVLMCVSSALFAIQKVTRVDPAIVFKA